In Xenorhabdus ishibashii, the following are encoded in one genomic region:
- a CDS encoding YciK family oxidoreductase encodes MFDYQPNSHLLQQKIILVTGAGDGIGREAALTYARHGAQVILLGRTTAKLEAVRQQIANDGGLPADIYTMDLLTVTAEECQTFANDLAQSYSHLDGVLHNAGLLGAVSPIIEQPVQLWHEVMQVNVNATFMLTQALLPLLLKSTSGSLVFTSSSVGREGRSGWGAYAVSKFATEGLMQVLAQEYRDTSLRINCINPGGTRTNMRASAFPDENSAKLKTPADIMPVYLYLMGDDSRNDSGISFDAQPGRKAGPAE; translated from the coding sequence ATGTTTGATTACCAACCCAATAGTCATCTGCTACAACAAAAAATAATTTTAGTAACTGGCGCTGGCGATGGCATTGGGCGCGAAGCCGCGCTGACTTATGCCCGCCACGGTGCACAAGTTATTTTGCTGGGACGTACTACCGCAAAGCTGGAAGCTGTCAGGCAGCAAATTGCAAACGATGGGGGTTTACCTGCTGACATTTATACGATGGATCTGCTGACAGTAACCGCAGAAGAATGCCAAACTTTCGCCAACGATCTGGCACAGAGCTACTCACATTTGGATGGTGTGTTGCACAACGCAGGACTTCTTGGTGCTGTTTCTCCTATTATCGAACAGCCTGTTCAGCTTTGGCATGAAGTAATGCAGGTAAATGTCAATGCCACTTTTATGCTGACTCAAGCATTACTCCCTCTATTATTAAAATCCACCAGCGGTTCTTTGGTGTTTACCAGCTCCAGTGTCGGCCGTGAAGGCAGGAGTGGTTGGGGAGCATATGCAGTTTCCAAATTTGCTACAGAAGGACTAATGCAAGTTTTGGCACAAGAATATCGGGATACTTCCCTGCGTATTAACTGCATCAATCCCGGTGGAACACGCACCAACATGCGAGCAAGTGCCTTTCCTGATGAAAACTCCGCTAAGTTAAAGACACCAGCGGATATTATGCCTGTCTATCTTTATCTAATGGGAGATGACAGCCGAAATGATTCCGGTATCAGTTTTGATGCCCAACCTGGGCGCAAAGCGGGACCTGCGGAATAA
- the cobO gene encoding cob(I)yrinic acid a,c-diamide adenosyltransferase: MTRDNSQYQKRQQRLKEKVDARIEAAQQERGVVIVFTGNGKGKTTAAFGTVIRAIGHGQRAGVIQFIKGTWESGERNLLIQQGVEFHVMATGFTWETQNRESDTAASQTAWKHAVAMLSDPSLHLVVLDELTYMVSYGYLELTDVLTALKQRPAHQSVIITGRGCHRELLEYADTITEMRPVKHAFNAGIKAQKGIDW; the protein is encoded by the coding sequence ATGACCAGAGATAACAGCCAGTACCAAAAAAGGCAACAACGCCTGAAAGAAAAAGTCGATGCCCGTATTGAAGCAGCACAGCAAGAACGGGGAGTTGTCATTGTGTTCACAGGAAACGGTAAAGGAAAAACGACCGCCGCATTTGGCACAGTTATTCGTGCAATCGGGCATGGACAACGGGCTGGCGTTATCCAATTCATCAAAGGGACATGGGAAAGCGGTGAAAGAAACTTGCTGATACAACAAGGTGTTGAATTTCATGTGATGGCAACAGGTTTCACATGGGAGACACAAAATCGCGAATCAGACACAGCAGCCAGCCAGACGGCCTGGAAACATGCTGTAGCAATGTTATCTGATCCTTCATTACACCTTGTGGTGCTAGATGAATTAACCTATATGGTCAGTTACGGTTATTTAGAGCTGACCGATGTTTTGACTGCCCTCAAACAACGTCCTGCTCATCAAAGTGTGATTATCACTGGCAGAGGATGCCATCGAGAATTACTGGAATATGCCGATACGATTACGGAAATGCGTCCGGTAAAACATGCGTTTAATGCCGGAATCAAGGCACAAAAAGGCATTGATTGGTAA
- the rluB gene encoding 23S rRNA pseudouridine(2605) synthase RluB: MSDKTEKLQKVLARSGHGSRREIEGYIQQGRISVDGKIATLGDRIEVNSSIKIRLDGRILNIKEPQKTVCRVLAYYKPEGELCTRHDPEGRPTVFDRLPKMQGARWIAVGRLDINTSGLLLFTTDGELANRLMHPSREVEREYAVRVFGEVDNAKLRQLTQGVQLEDGPASFKTIAFKGGEGINQWYNVTLTEGRNREVRRLWEAVGVQVSRLIRVRYGDINLPKGLPRGGWAELGLEQTNYLRQLVDLDEEIVTKVAVGRDQRRVKANQIRRAVRRHTQVASRPAGKRPASSSRQNAGKKTTSKGR, translated from the coding sequence ATGAGCGATAAAACAGAAAAGTTACAAAAAGTTCTTGCGCGTTCTGGTCATGGTTCCCGCCGCGAAATCGAGGGATATATCCAACAAGGGCGCATTAGCGTTGATGGTAAGATCGCAACGTTGGGTGATCGAATCGAAGTGAATTCCTCAATAAAAATTCGTCTGGATGGACGGATTTTAAATATCAAAGAGCCACAAAAAACAGTTTGCCGTGTTTTGGCTTATTACAAACCGGAAGGTGAGCTGTGTACCCGCCATGATCCTGAAGGCCGTCCGACCGTATTTGATCGTTTACCAAAAATGCAAGGCGCACGCTGGATTGCAGTAGGACGTCTGGATATCAATACCAGTGGATTGTTGCTGTTTACTACCGATGGGGAATTGGCTAACCGTTTAATGCACCCAAGCCGCGAAGTTGAGCGTGAATATGCAGTTCGTGTGTTCGGCGAAGTAGATAATGCAAAACTTCGTCAATTGACCCAAGGTGTACAACTGGAAGATGGTCCGGCCTCGTTTAAGACTATTGCATTTAAAGGTGGGGAAGGTATCAACCAATGGTACAACGTCACTCTGACAGAAGGCCGTAATCGCGAGGTCAGACGTTTGTGGGAAGCTGTTGGAGTGCAGGTCAGTCGCCTGATCCGTGTGCGTTATGGCGATATCAATCTGCCGAAAGGTTTGCCGCGTGGCGGTTGGGCTGAATTAGGATTGGAGCAGACTAACTATTTACGTCAGTTGGTTGATTTGGATGAAGAGATTGTGACCAAAGTCGCTGTTGGACGTGATCAACGCCGTGTTAAGGCTAATCAGATCCGCCGTGCAGTAAGACGACATACTCAGGTTGCATCCCGTCCAGCGGGGAAACGTCCTGCAAGCAGCTCTCGCCAGAATGCAGGGAAGAAAACGACATCTAAAGGTCGTTAA
- a CDS encoding L-threonylcarbamoyladenylate synthase codes for MSQFFYIHPDNPQSRLIDQSVDALKKGGVVIYPTDSGYAIGCCLENKDAMTRICRIRQLEGRHNFTLMCRDLSEIATYAHVDNQAFRLIKNNTPGNYTFILQATKEVPRRLMNEKRKTIGLRVPSNPIALALLEKMREPLMSCSLILPGNDFAESDPEEIKDTLSKQVDLIIHGGYLGQQPTTVVDLTGDSPVILREGEGDVTPFL; via the coding sequence ATGAGCCAGTTTTTTTATATCCACCCTGACAATCCACAATCTCGTCTTATTGATCAGAGTGTGGATGCACTGAAAAAGGGCGGAGTTGTCATCTATCCTACTGATTCAGGTTATGCCATCGGTTGTTGCCTTGAAAATAAGGATGCTATGACCCGTATATGCCGTATTCGTCAATTGGAAGGACGCCACAATTTTACGTTGATGTGTCGCGATTTATCTGAAATTGCCACTTATGCTCATGTAGATAATCAGGCGTTCAGATTGATCAAAAATAACACTCCAGGTAATTACACTTTTATTTTACAAGCGACAAAAGAAGTACCGCGTCGTTTGATGAACGAAAAACGTAAGACCATCGGTTTACGTGTTCCTTCTAATCCTATTGCGCTGGCATTGCTGGAAAAGATGCGTGAGCCACTGATGTCATGTAGTTTGATTTTGCCCGGAAATGATTTTGCTGAATCTGATCCTGAAGAGATTAAGGATACTTTGAGTAAACAAGTTGATTTAATCATTCACGGTGGTTATCTTGGGCAGCAACCGACGACGGTAGTAGATTTAACTGGGGATTCACCGGTAATTCTTCGTGAAGGCGAAGGTGATGTAACACCTTTTTTATAA
- the rnm gene encoding RNase RNM translates to MTEAASEITKRYDLHSHTTASDGVLSPEQLVDRAIAMGINVLAITDHDTTDGIPSALNHIQQNNLLLTLISGVEISTLWQNLEIHIVGLNIDIDSIFLRKFLANQVDLRKQRGIEIGQRLAKAGIADAWEGASRLANGGQVTRGHFARYLVEAGVEPTIPKVFKKYLVRGKTGYVPPQWCTIEQAIEAIHQAGGQAVIAHPGRYNLSMKWLKRLIVWFKQHGGDAMEVAQCQQAPNERQQLGQLAREYGLKVSLGSDFHQPCSWIELGRNLWLPGNVVPIWHDWARLGTT, encoded by the coding sequence GTGACTGAAGCCGCCAGTGAAATAACAAAACGCTATGATCTGCATAGCCATACAACCGCTTCAGATGGCGTTTTATCACCTGAGCAGCTCGTGGACAGAGCTATTGCCATGGGCATTAATGTACTGGCAATCACCGATCATGACACGACGGATGGTATTCCGTCAGCTTTAAACCATATTCAGCAAAATAATTTGCTCTTAACATTGATATCCGGCGTTGAAATTTCGACATTATGGCAAAACCTGGAAATTCATATCGTTGGCTTAAATATTGATATCGATTCTATTTTCTTAAGGAAGTTTTTAGCAAATCAGGTTGATTTGAGGAAGCAGCGTGGTATTGAAATAGGGCAACGGTTAGCCAAAGCAGGCATTGCCGATGCCTGGGAAGGTGCATCTAGGTTAGCCAATGGTGGACAAGTCACGCGCGGCCATTTTGCCCGTTATCTGGTAGAAGCGGGAGTTGAACCGACTATCCCGAAAGTGTTCAAAAAATATCTGGTAAGAGGAAAAACCGGTTATGTCCCACCGCAATGGTGTACAATTGAGCAGGCTATTGAAGCCATTCATCAGGCAGGAGGACAAGCCGTGATTGCCCACCCTGGCAGGTATAATTTGTCGATGAAGTGGTTAAAACGGTTAATAGTTTGGTTTAAACAACATGGTGGTGATGCAATGGAAGTTGCACAGTGCCAGCAAGCTCCTAATGAAAGACAACAACTTGGTCAACTAGCAAGAGAATATGGGCTAAAAGTATCATTAGGATCGGATTTTCACCAACCTTGTTCATGGATAGAACTTGGGCGCAATTTGTGGTTACCCGGTAATGTTGTACCGATATGGCACGACTGGGCACGGCTTGGAACTACATAG
- a CDS encoding anthranilate synthase component 1 codes for MTGKEFNISINQVDTFYQTDPTLLFHQLCSNRPATLLLDSAEIHSKKDLKSILIIDSAMRVTANERQVTFEALTENGQNLIPILANFLSDKAQLDTEPKVMRARFPAIKHNLDEDSRLKSDSVFDALRALAALASFSESPDAIFVGGLFAYDLVAGFEPLPTVEDHQRCPDFCFYLAETLLVIDHQAKHSRLQTSLFGGSDSERKRLKERLTTLVAEISAPLQPLLPVTLSGITVGCNQSDEQYANIVRQLQQFIRQGDVFQVVPSRRFILPCPSPLSAYHILKKQNPSPYMFFMQDQDFCLFGASPESALKYDASNRQIEIYPIAGTRPRGRDNSGELDADLDSRIELEMRTDAKEMSEHVMLVDLARNDLARICEPGSRYVADLTKVDRYSFVMHLVSRVVGTLRHDLDVFHAYQACMNMGTLTGAPKVRAMQLIAEHEGERRGSYGGAVGYFTGKGNFDTCIVIRSAYVENDQATIQVGVGVVLDSIPQSEVDETHSKARAVIRAIAQAHHVEVAF; via the coding sequence ATGACTGGCAAAGAATTTAATATCTCTATAAATCAGGTAGATACTTTCTACCAGACAGATCCAACACTGCTTTTTCATCAACTTTGTAGTAATCGTCCAGCAACGCTATTGCTGGATTCTGCTGAAATTCACAGTAAGAAGGATCTCAAAAGCATTTTGATCATTGATAGCGCTATGCGCGTTACCGCCAATGAACGCCAAGTTACTTTTGAAGCACTCACTGAAAATGGTCAAAACCTGATCCCGATACTCGCGAATTTCCTTTCAGACAAAGCCCAATTAGACACAGAACCGAAGGTTATGCGAGCACGGTTTCCTGCTATTAAGCACAATCTGGACGAAGATAGCCGGCTAAAATCCGATTCAGTGTTTGACGCTTTGCGTGCCCTGGCAGCATTAGCATCTTTTTCAGAATCTCCCGATGCCATTTTTGTTGGTGGATTGTTTGCTTACGATTTAGTTGCCGGTTTTGAGCCATTACCTACAGTAGAAGATCACCAACGCTGCCCTGATTTCTGTTTTTATCTCGCAGAAACGCTATTAGTGATCGATCATCAAGCTAAACATTCACGTTTGCAAACTTCATTGTTTGGCGGATCCGATTCAGAGAGAAAACGCCTTAAAGAACGTTTAACAACCTTAGTTGCAGAGATTTCAGCCCCACTCCAACCACTCTTGCCTGTCACACTGTCCGGTATTACTGTTGGCTGCAATCAAAGTGATGAACAATACGCAAATATCGTACGCCAGCTACAGCAATTTATCCGTCAGGGAGATGTTTTTCAGGTAGTTCCATCACGTCGTTTCATCTTACCATGCCCTTCTCCACTGAGCGCTTATCATATACTGAAAAAACAAAATCCAAGCCCTTATATGTTTTTTATGCAAGATCAGGATTTTTGCCTGTTTGGTGCTTCACCTGAAAGTGCACTTAAATATGATGCCAGCAATCGCCAGATCGAAATTTATCCGATAGCCGGTACTCGACCACGCGGACGCGATAACAGCGGGGAACTGGATGCCGATCTTGATAGCCGAATTGAGCTGGAAATGCGTACTGATGCTAAAGAGATGTCTGAGCATGTGATGTTAGTTGATTTGGCTCGCAACGATTTAGCCCGTATCTGCGAACCAGGTAGTCGATATGTTGCCGATTTAACCAAAGTTGATCGCTATTCGTTTGTTATGCATCTGGTTTCCCGTGTTGTCGGTACACTCCGGCATGATTTAGATGTCTTCCATGCTTATCAAGCCTGCATGAATATGGGCACATTGACGGGAGCTCCTAAAGTTCGGGCTATGCAACTCATCGCAGAACATGAAGGAGAGCGACGTGGTAGTTATGGCGGAGCTGTCGGTTATTTCACTGGAAAGGGGAATTTTGATACCTGCATAGTGATCCGTTCTGCCTATGTAGAAAACGACCAAGCCACTATTCAAGTTGGAGTAGGTGTGGTACTGGACTCCATTCCCCAATCAGAAGTCGATGAAACTCACAGTAAAGCCAGGGCTGTTATTCGCGCAATTGCACAAGCGCATCATGTGGAGGTGGCATTCTGA
- a CDS encoding glutamine amidotransferase-related protein: protein MANILLLDNVDSFTYNLVDQLRTHGHHVMVYRNTVSANMIIAKLNEMESPLLMLSPGPGKPSEAGCMPELLKQVIGQIPIIGICLGHQAIIEAYGGKISAVPEILHGKATPAIHDGKNMFSGLPNPLSVARYHSLSAAHTPTELTVSASCGDIVMAVRHDEHKVCGFQFHPESILTTRGAKLLEQTLAWALS from the coding sequence ATGGCGAATATTCTTTTACTCGATAATGTGGACTCTTTCACATACAACCTCGTAGATCAACTGCGTACTCATGGTCACCATGTCATGGTTTATCGCAATACAGTGTCAGCAAACATGATTATTGCCAAACTTAATGAGATGGAATCTCCCCTTTTAATGCTATCTCCTGGTCCAGGAAAACCCTCAGAGGCAGGCTGTATGCCTGAATTACTCAAGCAAGTGATAGGCCAGATCCCAATAATCGGAATTTGTCTTGGACATCAGGCTATTATTGAAGCTTATGGAGGAAAAATCTCGGCTGTTCCGGAAATTCTGCATGGCAAGGCAACACCGGCTATCCATGATGGGAAAAATATGTTTTCCGGCCTGCCAAATCCTTTGTCTGTTGCTCGCTACCATTCTCTTTCCGCGGCACACACTCCGACAGAGCTAACTGTCTCAGCCTCATGTGGTGATATCGTGATGGCTGTACGCCATGATGAGCACAAAGTTTGTGGTTTTCAGTTCCATCCCGAATCTATTTTGACTACGCGGGGTGCCAAACTGCTTGAACAAACTCTGGCTTGGGCATTGAGCTGA